Proteins from a single region of Desulfolutivibrio sulfoxidireducens:
- a CDS encoding MDR/zinc-dependent alcohol dehydrogenase-like family protein, with amino-acid sequence MRAVYLSNNGMTLSLRERPEPKAGEALIRVLVAGICNTDLELAKGYMDFSGVPGHEFVGVVEAAPDAPEWLGRRVVADINWGCGRCARCLSGDPRHCGDRTTLGIHGWDGAFAEWMVAPVKNLLSVPDGLPEREAVFAEPLAAALEVSQQAHLTARTRVAVLGDGKLGILAACGLRHFCPGIVLIGRHAHKLEVAARQGVTVRLASELKGRDERFDVVVEATGRADGLARAMDMVRPEGTIVAKTTVAATAPLDLARLVVDEITVMGSRCGDLSLALHFLESRLVDVAPLIEAEYPLADFETAFARASRPGARKVLVRIDDEKR; translated from the coding sequence GTGCGCGCGGTCTATCTGTCCAACAACGGCATGACGCTGTCTTTGCGGGAACGCCCCGAGCCCAAGGCCGGCGAGGCGCTCATCCGGGTCCTTGTGGCCGGCATCTGCAACACGGATTTGGAACTGGCCAAGGGGTACATGGATTTTTCCGGCGTGCCCGGGCACGAGTTCGTGGGTGTGGTCGAGGCCGCGCCGGACGCCCCGGAGTGGCTCGGCCGGCGGGTGGTGGCAGACATCAATTGGGGCTGCGGCAGGTGCGCCCGGTGCCTTTCCGGCGACCCCCGGCACTGCGGGGACCGCACCACCCTGGGCATTCACGGCTGGGACGGGGCCTTTGCCGAGTGGATGGTGGCCCCGGTCAAGAACCTGCTGTCCGTTCCGGACGGGCTTCCCGAACGGGAGGCGGTCTTTGCCGAACCCCTGGCCGCGGCCCTGGAGGTGTCCCAGCAGGCGCACCTGACGGCCAGGACCAGGGTGGCGGTGCTTGGCGACGGCAAGCTGGGCATCCTGGCGGCCTGCGGGCTGCGCCACTTCTGTCCGGGCATCGTGCTCATCGGCAGACATGCGCACAAGCTCGAGGTCGCGGCCCGCCAGGGGGTGACCGTGCGCCTGGCGTCCGAACTCAAGGGGCGGGACGAACGCTTCGACGTGGTGGTGGAGGCCACGGGGCGGGCGGACGGGCTGGCCCGGGCCATGGATATGGTGCGGCCAGAGGGGACCATCGTGGCCAAGACCACGGTGGCCGCCACCGCGCCGCTCGACCTGGCCAGACTGGTGGTGGACGAGATCACGGTGATGGGATCGCGGTGCGGGGATTTGTCCCTGGCCCTGCATTTTCTGGAATCACGTCTGGTGGACGTGGCCCCGCTCATCGAGGCCGAATACCCCCTGGCGGACTTCGAAACGGCCTTTGCCCGGGCCAGCCGC
- a CDS encoding serine/threonine protein kinase, whose product MSTVKELIERYQPRASLQSFGEVYTDTTEFMNIGHGDVVRLGERHYLVLRDEAERRFGMEDPKFWVKRCTELESGEKRILKLVFHERFDMKIGELTVPCYRSPEKEARILDLTRGDPRFMQGFSLLDAAGNNVRIIEVVFGKRLDLAVDAIACDHETYFREHFPGILANFIEACEAIAFLHAHGERHGDIRRDHLFRHFDTGRYVWIDFDYTFDGSANPFGVDVFGLGNILLFLAGKGIHTAQSLAETREGRDILARITPDDYSVMYRYRIMNLEKIFPHIPTDLCRVLRHYAVGSEVYYESARELLDDLRPCLDRLGRGR is encoded by the coding sequence GTGTCCACCGTCAAGGAACTCATCGAGCGCTACCAGCCCCGGGCCTCGCTGCAAAGCTTTGGCGAGGTCTATACCGACACCACCGAGTTCATGAACATCGGCCATGGCGATGTCGTGCGTCTCGGGGAGCGTCACTATCTGGTCCTTCGCGACGAGGCCGAACGCCGTTTCGGCATGGAGGACCCCAAATTCTGGGTCAAGCGCTGCACGGAACTGGAATCCGGGGAAAAGCGCATCCTGAAGCTGGTGTTTCACGAGCGCTTCGACATGAAGATTGGGGAGCTGACGGTGCCGTGCTACCGCAGTCCGGAAAAGGAGGCCCGCATCCTCGATCTGACCCGGGGCGATCCCCGGTTCATGCAGGGCTTTTCCCTTCTCGACGCCGCCGGGAACAACGTGCGGATCATCGAGGTGGTTTTCGGCAAACGTCTGGATCTGGCCGTGGACGCCATTGCCTGTGATCATGAGACCTATTTCCGGGAGCATTTCCCTGGCATTTTGGCCAATTTCATCGAGGCCTGCGAGGCCATCGCCTTTTTGCATGCCCATGGGGAGCGCCACGGCGACATCCGCCGTGACCACCTTTTCCGGCATTTCGACACCGGCCGCTACGTCTGGATTGATTTCGACTACACCTTCGACGGGTCGGCCAACCCCTTTGGCGTGGACGTCTTCGGCCTGGGCAACATCCTGCTCTTTCTGGCCGGCAAGGGCATCCACACCGCCCAGAGCCTGGCCGAGACCCGGGAAGGGCGGGATATCCTGGCCCGGATCACGCCGGATGACTATTCCGTCATGTACCGCTACCGGATCATGAACCTGGAAAAGATTTTTCCCCACATTCCCACGGACCTGTGCCGCGTGTTGCGGCATTACGCCGTGGGCAGCGAGGTGTACTACGAATCCGCCAGGGAACTCCTGGACGACCTGCGCCCATGTCTGGACCGGCTGGGGCGGGGGCGTTGA
- a CDS encoding universal stress protein: protein MNAKSILLAVDGSRNSLRAAAYVGEIAAGAAGYRIELVAVLAPPDRDIYPEAAAFQAERDRRGREAGEALEKAREILVSAGVDPAVVWTRMTSCLDMDLAGTILTVRREAGLGTVVVGRRGLSKAEEFLLGSVSSRVARHAKDFTVWVVG from the coding sequence ATGAACGCAAAAAGCATTCTCCTTGCCGTGGACGGTTCGCGCAATTCCCTGCGCGCGGCGGCCTACGTGGGCGAAATCGCGGCCGGCGCGGCCGGATATCGCATCGAGCTTGTGGCCGTCCTGGCTCCGCCGGACCGGGACATCTATCCCGAGGCGGCCGCATTCCAGGCGGAACGGGACCGGCGCGGCCGGGAGGCCGGGGAGGCCCTGGAAAAGGCCCGGGAAATCCTGGTCTCGGCCGGGGTCGATCCCGCGGTGGTGTGGACCCGGATGACCTCCTGCCTGGATATGGACCTGGCCGGGACCATCCTCACGGTACGCCGGGAGGCCGGTCTGGGCACGGTGGTCGTGGGCCGGCGCGGGTTGTCCAAGGCCGAGGAGTTTTTATTGGGCAGCGTGTCCTCCCGCGTGGCCCGGCACGCTAAGGATTTCACCGTATGGGTGGTGGGGTGA
- the coaE gene encoding dephospho-CoA kinase (Dephospho-CoA kinase (CoaE) performs the final step in coenzyme A biosynthesis.), translating to MLSASATRAGRLDAFWRERLGGDGPTRARIQDWIRRGRATVDGATCVRPGQRLRGGERLTLRPEAPRTELAPEADDVAVVYADAHLVVLSKPAGLTVHPAPGRPEGTLVHRLAHHFPDLAGQGGLRPGIVHRLDKDTSGLLVAARTEAARLALCASFAGRLVAKTYLALVHGQPEPASGRIDLPIGRDPAARTRMAVVAKGGREAKSRYRTVWSAPEGGAALVEVDILTGRTHQIRVHLAAIGHPLLGDAVYGPGRAAAFRREAGAAGRLCRRQMLHAWRLSFPHPETGETLSFERPPPADFWRMPLLLSRRAQRVAVVGPPGSGKSTLLGLFAAQGWPVFSADAAVAALYAPGRDGWTVVTRRYGDRFLVPGGREIDKAALLSAMTASEAFRRELMDMIHPLARQALSDFIRENARARVVFAEIPLLFETGWHRAGLFDAILGLARDARTRREALAARPGWSLETAARVEAGQWPEDKKLGLCTLVVENQGDESALAARAGEVLSRLRNMRRDAAWSLAALLARSGYAPARLLRDGGAGPGGEGR from the coding sequence GTGCTTTCGGCCTCGGCCACGCGGGCCGGGCGGCTCGACGCCTTCTGGCGGGAACGCCTCGGCGGAGACGGCCCCACCCGGGCCAGGATCCAGGACTGGATCAGGCGCGGCCGGGCCACGGTCGACGGCGCGACGTGCGTCAGGCCCGGACAGCGCCTGCGTGGGGGCGAACGCCTGACCCTGCGGCCCGAGGCGCCCCGGACGGAGTTGGCCCCCGAGGCCGACGACGTGGCCGTGGTGTATGCCGACGCCCATCTGGTGGTCCTGTCGAAACCGGCCGGGCTCACGGTGCATCCCGCGCCGGGCCGGCCCGAGGGAACCCTGGTCCACCGCCTGGCCCACCATTTCCCGGATCTGGCCGGGCAGGGGGGGCTTCGGCCGGGCATCGTGCACCGCCTGGACAAGGACACCTCCGGGCTGTTGGTGGCCGCCCGCACCGAGGCCGCCCGGCTGGCCCTTTGCGCCAGCTTCGCCGGCCGACTGGTCGCAAAGACCTATCTGGCCCTGGTCCACGGCCAGCCCGAACCGGCCAGCGGGCGCATCGATCTGCCCATCGGCCGCGATCCGGCGGCCAGGACCAGGATGGCCGTGGTCGCCAAGGGCGGCCGGGAGGCCAAAAGCCGCTACCGCACGGTCTGGTCCGCTCCGGAAGGGGGGGCCGCGCTTGTCGAGGTGGATATCCTGACCGGGCGTACCCATCAGATCCGGGTGCATCTGGCCGCGATCGGCCATCCGCTGCTCGGCGACGCGGTCTACGGCCCTGGCCGGGCCGCCGCCTTTCGCCGCGAGGCCGGCGCGGCCGGGCGTCTGTGTCGCCGCCAGATGCTGCACGCCTGGAGGCTTTCCTTTCCGCATCCGGAAACCGGGGAGACCCTGTCCTTCGAGCGGCCGCCGCCGGCGGATTTCTGGCGCATGCCCCTGCTTTTGTCCCGGCGCGCCCAGCGGGTGGCCGTGGTGGGGCCGCCGGGAAGCGGCAAATCCACGCTGCTGGGGCTTTTCGCCGCCCAGGGGTGGCCGGTCTTTTCCGCCGACGCCGCCGTGGCCGCGCTCTATGCCCCGGGCCGCGACGGCTGGACCGTGGTCACCAGGCGGTACGGGGACCGCTTCCTGGTCCCTGGCGGCCGGGAGATCGACAAGGCGGCGCTGCTTTCGGCCATGACCGCGTCCGAGGCCTTTCGCCGGGAACTCATGGATATGATCCATCCCCTGGCGCGTCAGGCCCTGTCCGATTTTATTCGGGAAAACGCCCGAGCCCGGGTGGTCTTTGCCGAGATTCCCCTTCTTTTCGAGACCGGCTGGCACCGGGCCGGGCTTTTTGACGCCATCCTGGGCCTGGCCCGGGATGCGCGCACAAGGCGCGAGGCCCTGGCCGCCCGGCCGGGCTGGTCCCTGGAGACGGCGGCCCGGGTGGAGGCCGGGCAATGGCCCGAGGACAAGAAGCTCGGCCTGTGCACCCTGGTGGTCGAGAACCAGGGGGATGAGAGCGCCCTGGCGGCCAGGGCCGGCGAGGTCCTCTCGCGGCTTCGGAACATGCGCCGGGACGCGGCCTGGAGTCTGGCGGCTTTGCTGGCCCGGTCGGGCTACGCCCCGGCCCGGCTTCTGCGCGACGGCGGGGCAGGCCCGGGGGGGGAGGGCCGGTGA